AAAAAGCCTTTGCCTGAACGGCTTTCTTTTACCCGGGATATGTTTGTCCTGCTGTTTTTGTTACGCGGGATGCCTTTTGTGGATCTGGCATTTTTGCGTAAATGTGATTTGCAGGGGAACGTGATTGTTTATCACCGGCACAAGACGAGACGAAAACTGACTGTCGTGGTTTGCCCCGAGGCGATGGCCATTATCGAGAAATACAGGGATATGTATCCTGATTCTCCTTATTTGCTCCCTATTATTCAGGACCCCAAGCAGGACGAGTACCGGCAGTATTCCAGGATGTTGCGTCTGCATAACTACCGTTTGCGGCAAGTCGGGTATTTCCTGAAGATTAGAGAGCAATTAAGTACTTACGTGGCGCGCCATACTTGGGCAACCACGGCGTTACGACAGAATTATAATTCCAGCCTGATTTGTGACGCGATGGGACATTCATCGGTAAAGGTGACCGAGACTTATTTCCAGCGTTACCGGGAGGATGAGGTGAATCAATTAAATAATGCACTTGTGGCTTTTGTTCTATCCAAGAAAGTGTTGTGTTGAGAATAATATAGGAATTATGTGATGTCAAGAAGGTAAATGTCTGACAATTAGTCAGAAAAAAATCCGTTACTTTGTAGATAACGGAATCTTTTAATGAGTGCAAATTTATATATATATTTTTATTATTTCAAATAATGCGACGATTATTTTTCAATAGATGATAAAATAATTCAATTTTTTTTGAGTAGTAGTTTTTTTGGAGACAAAAAAACTATTACCCACCTTGATTTTCTAAAAGATGGGCGGAGTTCAGATCGCCTTTCCCGGACTACAAAAATTCATTATATAAATAATAACCCGCCGAAAGACCCCTTTTTATTTGAAATTTTATGTTTTACCGTTACCTACAAAGTAACGGTAAATTTAAATAGTGTGTAGTAAAAATTTTTGATGACATTCTGTCAGATTTCAAATGTTAGGTAATTTTAAAGAATGGGTTATGAAAAAAAGATTTAGTTTATTATGGTCATTGCTTGCAATGGTGGTAGTGTGTGCTTGTTCAAAGAGTGGTGGTTCGGATTATCCGGATCCGGAAAAGGCCGGTTTAACGTTTCAGGTTACTTTTGACAAAACCGGTATGGAAGGAAGAGCTCCACAATCTACGGCAATTCCGGAAACTTCATGGGCAAATGTCAAACAATTACAATTCTTTTTGTACAACGCGTCCGGTCAAGTGGTTTATTCAACGATCGTGAATCCTTCAAGTGCGTTGACTACTTTCACGTACACGGACGTACCGGTAGGTACCGGTTACACGTTAGTTGCTGTTGCGAACGTGAAAAGTTCTTCGGATGCAGTCACTACTTATATTGATGGAGGTACAACTCCAACTGAATGGACGATGTGGAATGTGCGCCAGAAGACTCTCTCGAATTTGGTGATAGAGCATGCAGATGGAGCTTTCCCGACGTTCTGTTCAACTAAACTGACTACCGCTGGTAATAGTGCTTATACGGAGCCGTCGGAGATCTTTATGGGATCTGCAACGGGTATAGATGTTGCAGCCGGAACGACGACTCCCGTGTCGGCCATTGCTCTGAAACGTGAAGTAGCCATGATGCGTGTTCGTTTGAATGTAAAAGATAGCGAAACGGATAATTTGAACACGGTTAATTTCACGCAGGATGCTTCTATCATGATTTATCGTTTACCGGATAACATGAAAATTGGGGCAGCAAATGCAGGTGGAGTGAGTGCAACGTCAACCGATGCCAATATATTGGCTATAAAGGACGGAACTATTTTTAACACGGCCGATCCTGCTTCAGGATATAACCCGAAGGTTATTCTGAAGGATAATTTCACGATGTGGAGAGATGTTATCGTGTGGCCGAATAATGGAGGACGTGCTATTAATGGAGCATCAACAGCAGACGCTTCTGTCGATCGTCAGTATTTTATCGTTGTTTCCGGACGTGGAAAAGCAGGTCATATTTTGGCAAACGGGGATGAGATGTCTACTGACGGTCCTGTTTATTGGTCTGGTTTGATTAAAGAGAACTTTACACCAAACACGATTCGTGAAGTGAACTTGACTTTACGTTCAGGAGGTACTACAGACGTGCCGACAAAACCTAGAGCAGAAGGTGGTTTGACAATTGGTGTTTCAGCTCCGGAAGCTTGGAGTAGTAATATCGTAGAATCAGCACTTACACTGTAAAAGAATTCCTTTTTATACACTCAAGATGATTTGCCTGGGAGCAGGACCTCTGCTCCCGGGGAATCTGAAATAAGTGTAAAATCAACAAAAATATTAAATATGGGAAAGAACAGACTTCTCATAGCATTTACGGGTGTGATTATCCTGCTCCTGCTCGCGTCATGTACCTATGATTATTTTAAAGATGAAACCAATTACCAGGTTTACGTACCCGAAGTGGTGGA
The window above is part of the Butyricimonas paravirosa genome. Proteins encoded here:
- a CDS encoding tyrosine-type recombinase/integrase translates to MKREFLTQFMERLIVELEREQRDGTAHVYQSTLKRLKKFANGREVSFKQLTPEWLSQFERKLLSDQLKWNSISTYMRTLRSVYNQAVERGIASYIPRLFSRVHTGIDCQVKRAVSPEVICRLMTDKKPLPERLSFTRDMFVLLFLLRGMPFVDLAFLRKCDLQGNVIVYHRHKTRRKLTVVVCPEAMAIIEKYRDMYPDSPYLLPIIQDPKQDEYRQYSRMLRLHNYRLRQVGYFLKIREQLSTYVARHTWATTALRQNYNSSLICDAMGHSSVKVTETYFQRYREDEVNQLNNALVAFVLSKKVLC
- a CDS encoding FimB/Mfa2 family fimbrial subunit, with protein sequence MKKRFSLLWSLLAMVVVCACSKSGGSDYPDPEKAGLTFQVTFDKTGMEGRAPQSTAIPETSWANVKQLQFFLYNASGQVVYSTIVNPSSALTTFTYTDVPVGTGYTLVAVANVKSSSDAVTTYIDGGTTPTEWTMWNVRQKTLSNLVIEHADGAFPTFCSTKLTTAGNSAYTEPSEIFMGSATGIDVAAGTTTPVSAIALKREVAMMRVRLNVKDSETDNLNTVNFTQDASIMIYRLPDNMKIGAANAGGVSATSTDANILAIKDGTIFNTADPASGYNPKVILKDNFTMWRDVIVWPNNGGRAINGASTADASVDRQYFIVVSGRGKAGHILANGDEMSTDGPVYWSGLIKENFTPNTIREVNLTLRSGGTTDVPTKPRAEGGLTIGVSAPEAWSSNIVESALTL